The following coding sequences lie in one Lolium perenne isolate Kyuss_39 chromosome 2, Kyuss_2.0, whole genome shotgun sequence genomic window:
- the LOC127331370 gene encoding eukaryotic translation initiation factor 2 subunit alpha homolog: MPNLECRMYEPQFPEVDAPVMIQVKHIADMGAYVSLLEYNNIEGMILFSELSRRRIRSISSLIKVGRQEPSMVLRVDRDKGYIDLSKRRVSEEEALTCEDRYNKSKLVHSIMRHAAETLEVDLEPLYERIGWPLYRKYGHAFEAFKLIVTDPDGVLDVLTYEEKEIGPDGQEVTKVVPAVTPEVKDALVKNIRRRMTPQPLKIQADVEMKCFQFDGVLHIKEAMKKAEAAGNADCPVKIKLVAPPLYVLTTQTLDKEQGIAVLTNATKVCAETIEKHKGKLVVKEAARAVSERDDKLFADTIAKLKLAGQEVDGDEDSEEEEDTGMGDVDFTKAGVGTD; encoded by the exons ATGCCGAATCTCGAGTGCCGGATGTACGAGCCGCAGTTCCCCGAGGTGGACGCGCCGGTGATGATCCAGGTGAAGCACATCGCCGACATGGGCGCCTACGTCTCGCTGCTCGAGTACAACAACATCGAGGGCATGATCCTCTTCTCCGAGCTCTCCCGCCGCCGCATCCGCTCCATCTCCTCCCTCATCAAGGTCGGCCGCCAGGAGCCCTCCATGGTGCTCCGTGTCGACCGCGACAAGGGCTACATCGATCTGTCCAAGCGCCGGGTCTCCGAGGAGGAGGCGCTCACCTGCGAGGACCGCTACAACAAGTCCAAGCTCGTGCACTCCATCATGCGCCACGCCGCCGAGACGCTCGAGGTCGACCTCGAGCCCCTCTACGAGCGCATCGGCTGGCCCCTCTACCGCAAGTACGGCCACGCCTTCGAGGCCTTCAAGCTCATCGTCACCGACCCCGACGGCGTGCTCGACGTCCTCACCTACGAAGAGAAGGAGATTGGACCCGATGGCCAGGAG GTGACTAAAGTTGTACCGGCTGTCACTCCTGAGGTTAAGGATGCCCTGGTGAAGAACATAAGGAGGAGAATGACACCACAGCCACTCAAGATCCAAGCTGATGTTGAAATGAAATGCTTCCAGTTTGATGGTGTTCTCCACATTAAG GAAGCCATGAAGAAAGCTGAAGCTGCTGGAAATGCTGATTGCCCTGTGAAGATTAAGTTAGTTGCTCCTCCGCTCTATGTTCTGACCACACAGACACTTGACAAG GAACAGGGGATCGCAGTTTTGACAAATGCAACCAAAGTTTGCGCTGAGACAATTGAAAAGCACAAGGGGAAATTGGTGGTGAAGGAAGCAGCTAGAGCC GTGAGCGAGAGAGATGATAAACTATTTGCGGATACAATCGCAAAGCTGAAGTTAGCAGGCCAggaggttgatggcgacgaggacagcgaggaggaggaagacactgGAATGGGCGATGTGGATTTTACAAAAGCTGGTGTTGGTACAGACTGA
- the LOC127331371 gene encoding abscisic acid receptor PYL4 has protein sequence MPTPYSAAALKPSVQHRLASGASSAAAHRCGEHDATVPAEVARHHEHLAATSLGGRRCCCSAVVQRVAAPAADVWSVVRRFDQPQAYKSFVRSCAVLDGDGGVGTLREVRVVSGLPAASSRERLEILDDERHVLSFSVVGGEHRLRNYRSVTTVHPDVSETLVVESYVVDVPPGNTPDDTRVFVDTIVKCNLQSLARTAEKLAGAGGRVACSQ, from the coding sequence ATGCCGACGCCGTACAGCGCGGCGGCGCTGAAGCCGAGCGTGCAGCACCGGCTGGCTTCCGGCGCGTCGTCCGCGGCGGCGCACCGGTGCGGCGAGCACGACGCGACGGTGCCGGCGGAGGTGGCGCGGCACCACGAGCACCTGGCGGCGACGAGCTTGGGCGGGCGGCGGTGCTGCTGCTCGGCGGTGGTGCAGCGCGTGGCGGCGCCAGCCGCCGACGTGTGGTCGGTGGTCCGGCGCTTCGACCAGCCGCAGGCGTACAAGAGCTTCGTGCGCAGCTGCGCGGTGctggacggcgacggcggcgtgggCACGCTGCGCGAGGTGCGCGTGGTCTCCGGCCTGCCCGCCGCGTCCAGCCGCGAGCGGCTGGAGATCCTGGACGACGAGCGGCACGTGCTGAGCTTCAGCGTGGTGGGCGGCGAGCACCGGCTGCGCAACTACCGGTCCGTCACCACCGTCCACCCGGACGTGTCCGAGACGCTGGTGGTGGAGAGCTACGTGGTGGACGTGCCGCCGGGGAACACCCCCGACGACACCCGCGTGTTCGTCGACACCATCGTCAAGTGCAACCTGCAGTCCCTCGCCCGCACCGCCGAGAagctcgccggcgccggcgggcgGGTGGCGTGCTCGCAGTGA